A single genomic interval of Musa acuminata AAA Group cultivar baxijiao chromosome BXJ3-4, Cavendish_Baxijiao_AAA, whole genome shotgun sequence harbors:
- the LOC135637169 gene encoding preprotein translocase subunit SCY1, chloroplastic-like, whose protein sequence is MLLSARELLSAPSHGIPFSTFPSARSPAASLAFARSRGGPCRASSSGAADAEPRRRSVPWDTLRLNFSDGSRCIQPSDFSVFDPLGLNKESSLGLGALWESVLDFFSQTFESTASSKKDKSSSKRGVAAAIEDSSIDIGDFFKGPLPGKFLKLLGYLTLSRLGVYVPLGGVNREAFVGNLDQNSLLSTLDSFSGGGIGRLGVCSLGIVPFINAQIVFQLLTQIYPKLQDLQRREGEAGRKKVLQYTRYASVGFAVFQAIGQVVYLRPYVNDFSTEWVLSSVVLLTLGSVFTTYIGERISDLKLGNGTSLLIFTSIISYLPASFGRTIAQAFQDGNYVGLATITLSFFLLVLGIVYVQEAERKIPLNYASRYRSGGLQKSAYLPFKVNSSGVMPIIFSTSSLALPGTLARFTGLTALKKAAVALNPGGPLYLPTNVLLIAFFNYYYTFLQLDPDDVSEQLKRQGASIPLVRPGKSTAAFLKTVLSRISVLGSAFLAVLAAGPSVIEQTTHLTAFRGFAGTSILILVGCATDTARKVQAEIISQKYKNIEFYDINQYGP, encoded by the exons ATGCTCTTATCCGCGCGGGAGCTACTGAGCGCCCCTTCCCATGGCATTCCCTTCTCCACCTTCCCTTCCGCCCGCTCTCCAGCGGCTTCCCTCGCCTTCGCGAGGTCCCGGGGCGGTCCCTGTAGGGCTTCCTCCTCCGGAGCGGCGGACGCGGAGCCCCGACGGCGAAGCGTTCCCTGGGACACTCTCCGTTTGAACTTCAGCGACGGCTCCAG GTGCATCCAACCATCTGATTTCTCTGTCTTTGATCCGTTGGGTTTGAACAAGGAGAGCTCTTTGGGCCTTGGTGCTTTGTGGGAAAGTGTTCTTGATTTCTTTTCCCAAACATTTGAAAGTACAGCAAGTTCAAAGAAGGATAAATCTTCCTCAAAACGAGGAGTGGCag CTGCAATTGAGGATAGTTCTATTGACATTGGTGACTTCTTTAAGGGCCCTCTTCCAGGGAAATTCCTAAAGCTTTTAGGATATTTAACTTTATCTCGGCTTGGAGTATATGTACCTCTAGGTGGAGTGAATCGAGAAGCTTTTGTTGGTAATTTGGATCAGAACAGTCTATTGAGCACCTTGGACTCCTTCTCTGGTGGTGGAATTGGTAGACTGGGTGTCTGCTCCCTAGGTATTGTTCCATTTATCAATGCACAGATTGTCTTTCAGCTTCTTACACAAATCTATCCAAAGCTACAAGATCTCcagagaagagaaggagaagcagGAAGGAAGAAAGTTCTTCAGTATACACGCTATGCTTCTGTAGGCTTTGCAGTGTTCCAG GCCATTGGGCAAGTAGTTTACCTTCGCCCATATGTCAATGACTTCAGTACGGAATGGGTTCTATCATCGGTGGTATTGTTGACACTCGGTTCAGTATTTACAACTTACATTGGTGAAAGAATATCCGACCTGAAACTTGGAAATGGAACCTCTCTTTTGATATTCACCAGCATTATATCATACTTGCCTGCATCATTTGGCAGAACAATTGCACAGGCATTTCAAGATGGAAATTACGTTGGACTAGCTACGATTACCTTGTCATTTTTCCTATTGGTCCTTGGTATTGTGTATGTCCAG GAAGCAGAAAGGAAGATCCCACTAAACTATGCTTCAAGATACAGAAGTGGGGGCCTTCAAAAATCTGCATATCTTCCTTTTAAG GTGAATAGCTCCGGAGTGATGCCCATTATATTTTCAACTTCTTCCTTGGCTTTACCTGGTACTCTGGCACGCTTCACTGGTTTAACTGCTCTTAAAAAGGCTGCAGTTGCTTTGAACCCAGGAG GTCCTTTATATCTTCCTACTAACGTCCTACTCATTGCTTTTTTCAATTATTATTATACTTTTCTACAATTGGACCCTGACGATGTGAGCGAGCAGTTGAAGCGCCAGGGGGCTTCAATACCACTTGTTCGACCTGGAAAAAGCACAGCTGCTTTTCTTAAAACA GTTCTTAGCCGGATATCAGTACTGGGTTCAGCTTTTCTGGCAGTGCTCGCAGCTGGCCCGTCTGTTATCGAACAAACGACACACTTGACTGCTTTCCGTGGATTTGCTGGTACATCTATTCTAATTCTCGTGGGATGTGCAACTGATACTGCAAGAAAAGTTCAGGCAGAAATCATATCGCAGAAGTACAAGAACATCGAGTTTTATGACATCAACCAGTATGGCCCTTGA
- the LOC135636248 gene encoding tetraspanin-7-like: MVRFSNSLIGVLNVITLVLSIPIIGGGIWLSQRANTDCEKFLERPLVALGVFLFLVSLAGFVGACCRNSCLLWLYLVVMFLLILLLVCFTVFAFVVTNKGAGEVVSGRGFKEYRLGDYSDWLQRRVEKASNWRRIRSCLQQGKVCESLQNKNQTWDQFIKDNLSPIQSGCCKPPSACNFTYMSGTAWNKPPGFNSSDVPDCNTWQSGQSTLCYDCQSCKAGVLANLKHDWKKVAVANIIFLIFLVVVYSIGCCAFRNNRDDNHHPRYK, translated from the exons ATGGTGCGGTTCAGCAACAGCCTCATCGGAGTGCTCAATGTCATCACTCTGGTGCTGTCGATCCCCATTATCGGCGGTGGCATCTGGCTGAGCCAGCGTGCCAATACCGACTGCGAGAAGTTCCTGGAGCGGCCCCTCGTCGCCCTCGGTGTCTTCCTCTTCCTTGTCTCCCTCGCCGGCTTCGTCGGCGCCTGCTGCCGCAACTCCTGCCTCCTCTGGCTGTACCTGGTCGTCAtgttcctcctcatcctcctcctcgtctgcTTCACCGTCTTCGCCTTCGTCGTCACCAACAAGGGCGCCGGAGAGGTCGTCTCCGGACGCGGGTTCAAGGAGTACCGCCTGGGGGACTACTCCGACTGGCTCCAGAGGAGGGTGGAGAAGGCCAGTAACTGGAGGAGGATCCGCAGCTGCTTGCAGCAGGGCAAGGTGTGCGAGAGCTTGCAGAACAAGAACCAGACTTGGGACCAATTCATCAAAGATAACCTCTCCCCTATACAG TCTGGATGCTGCAAACCTCCCAGTGCATGTAACTTCACCTACATGAGTGGAACTGCATGGAATAAACCTCCTGGCTTCAACTCATCTGATGTGCCGGACTGCAACACATGGCAAAGTGGCCAATCCACTCTTTGCTATGACTGCCAATCTTGCAAGGCAGGGGTTCTCGCCAACCTCAAGCATGACTGGAAGAAGGTTGCCGTAGCTAATATCATTTTCCTCATCTTCCTTGTTGTTGTCTACTCTATTGGATGCTGCGCCTTCAGGAACAACCGGGATGACAACCATCACCCCAGATATAAATGA
- the LOC103981292 gene encoding uncharacterized protein LOC103981292, with translation MVQLRSYEKLRPDSGLPITKPTPAPAAAGVKLEIEDQLEDEHGPLDKRPKMDTSPPQPWGIGGSMPPTELIQNNLLNEPSPLGLHLRKSPSLLDLIQMRLSQASASVKSSVMRNESLEDVKNEDFKSTGALANIEKMKASNFPASLLRIGTWEYASRYEGDLVAKCYFAKRKLVWEILEGGLKSKIEVQWSDITALKATCPEHGPGTLDLVLARQPLFFREINPQPRKHTLWQATSDFTDGQASKHRRHFLQCPQGLLNKHFEKLIQCDPRLYALSQELDIILKSPFFEPKISMFEDPDEYKCHPFDKLKDEYGSAIQNFQDSALACAGTSISAKSEIRESTGALSDISIGKIHSPSSVMDHISVETDERKNHNCWDELKYAGLKPSMSISDFVSQIENCISEQISSGNPQLPGTIPDKKMLEELAQCLFSDSQMPTSDEKTVMTKVNSFCCLLQKDAASVQSHQMNAGGTSADDSGSQDGVSEKHTHSLEDEFDNTSGLKTLANISRKDSFGELLMHLPRVASLPQFLFNITEDEEDSCPSN, from the exons ATGGTTCAGTTGAGGAGTTACGAGAAGCTGCGGCCGGATTCGGGGCTGCCGATTACGAAGCCGACGCCGGCGCCTGCGGCGGCCGGGGTGAAGTTGGAGATTGAGGACCAGTTGGAGGACGAACATGGGCCGCTCGACAAGAGGCCCAAGATGGACACCTCTCCGCCCCAGCCG TGGGGAATTGGTGGAAGTATGCCTCCAACAGAGCTCATTCAAAACAATCTGCTAAATGAGCCTAGCCCATTGGGTCTTCACCTGCGGAAGAGTCCATCACTGCTGGACTTAATTCAGATGAGGTTGTCCCAAGCAAGTGCGAGTGTGAAGTCATCTGTCATGAGGAATGAGAGCTTAGAGGATGTGAAAAATGAAGATTTTAAGTCTACTGGTGCTTTAGCCAACATTGAGAAGATGAAAGCATCAAACTTTCCAGCTTCCCTTTTAAGGATTGGAACGTGGGAG TATGCATCAAGGTATGAAGGAGATTTAGTAGCCAAGTGCTACTTTGCAAAGAGGAAGCTTGTCTGGGAGATTCTTGAAGGTGGTCTTAAGAGCAAGATTGAGGTCCAGTGGTCAGATATCACAGCCCTTAAGGCAACTTGTCCAGAGCATGGTCCAGGGACTTTGGATTTAGTG TTGGCTAGGCAGCCTCTTTTCTTTAGGGAGATTAATCCACAGCCTAGAAAGCATACACTGTGGCAGGCTACTTCAGATTTCACTGACGGGCAAGCAAGCAAACACAG GAGGCATTTTCTGCAATGTCCGCAAGGTTTATTAAACAAGCATTTTGAGAAGCTTATCCAATGTGATCCACGATTATATGCACTAAGTCAAGAACTTGATATCATTTTGAAAAGCCCATTTTTTGAACCAAAGATCTCTATGTTTGAGGACCCAGATGAATATAAGTGCCACCCATTTGATAAGCTGAAGGATGAATATGGATCtgcaattcaaaattttcaagatTCTGCATTGGCTTGTGCTGGCACATCAATTTCTGCCAAGAGTGAAATCAGAGAATCTACTGGTGCATTATCTGATATTTCTATCGGCAAAATCCACTCACCAAGCTCAG TGATGGATCATATTTCAGTGGAAACTGATGAGAGAAAGAACCATAACTGCTGGGATGAGTTAAAGTACGCTGGACTCAAGCCTTCGATGTCAATTAGTGACTTTGTAAGTCAAATAGAAAATTGCATTTCGGAGCAAATCAGTTCGGGGAATCCACAATTACCTGGTACTATACCCGACAAGAAAATGTTGGAAGAGTTGGCTCAATGCCTCTTCAGCGATTCCCAGATGCCCACCTCTGATGAAAAAACTGTCATGACGAAGGTAAACTCGTTTTGCTGTCTTCTTCAGAAGGATGCTGCCTCAGTCCAAAGCCATCAGATGAATGCTGGTGGCACTTCAGCTGATGATAGTGGCTCCCAGGATGGTGTGTCAGAGAAGCACACACATTCTCTTGAAGATGAGTTCGACAATACCTCAGGTCTCAAGACActggcaaacatctcgaggaaagatTCGTTCGGGGAGCTGCTGATGCATCTCCCTCGTGTCGCCTCATTGCCTCAGTTCTTGTTCAATATcacagaagatgaagaagatagcTGTCCATCAAACTGA